A genomic window from Streptomyces sp. NBC_00234 includes:
- a CDS encoding DLW-39 family protein codes for MKKLLLVALAAIGGLLVYRQIQADRAEQDLWTEATDSVPAGSGV; via the coding sequence GTGAAGAAGCTTCTCCTGGTCGCACTGGCTGCCATCGGCGGGCTCCTCGTGTACCGCCAGATCCAGGCGGATCGCGCCGAGCAGGATCTGTGGACGGAGGCGACCGACTCCGTGCCCGCAGGTTCGGGTGTGTGA
- a CDS encoding DUF3566 domain-containing protein: MTDTRGPQPQYEGYATGPLPGEREPAQGQAGPYHPPQAYQSPVGGTQGGAPQGGTAGGGQAMRRPRTGARTTPRTRKARLRVAKADPWSVMKVSFLLSIALGICTVVAAAVLWMVMDAMGVFSTVGGTISEATGSNESNGFDLQSFLSLPRVLVFTSVIAVIDVVLATALATLGAFIYNLSAGFVGGVELTLAEDE, encoded by the coding sequence GTGACGGACACTCGGGGGCCACAGCCCCAGTACGAGGGTTATGCGACCGGGCCGTTGCCCGGTGAGCGTGAGCCCGCGCAGGGGCAGGCGGGCCCCTACCACCCGCCCCAGGCGTACCAGTCGCCTGTGGGCGGTACGCAGGGCGGTGCGCCGCAGGGCGGCACCGCGGGCGGCGGACAGGCCATGCGCCGGCCGCGGACGGGCGCACGGACCACTCCGCGTACGCGCAAGGCGCGTCTGCGGGTGGCCAAGGCCGATCCCTGGTCGGTGATGAAGGTCAGCTTCCTGCTCTCCATCGCGCTGGGTATCTGCACGGTGGTCGCTGCGGCGGTCCTGTGGATGGTGATGGACGCGATGGGCGTCTTCTCCACCGTGGGCGGCACGATCAGCGAGGCCACCGGTTCGAACGAGAGCAACGGCTTCGATCTGCAGTCGTTCCTGTCGCTGCCGCGTGTCCTCGTCTTCACCTCGGTCATCGCGGTGATCGACGTGGTGCTGGCCACCGCGCTGGCGACGCTGGGCGCCTTCATCTACAACTTGTCGGCCGGCTTCGTGGGTGGTGTCGAGCTCACTCTCGCCGAGGACGAGTAG
- the gnd gene encoding phosphogluconate dehydrogenase (NAD(+)-dependent, decarboxylating), which yields MELGLVGLGKMGGNMRERIRRAGHTVIGYDRNPDVSDVQSLEELVGKLKGPRVVWVMVPAGAATQSTVDELAALLSPGDIVVDGGNSRWTDDEKHAVELGIKGIGFVDCGVSGGVWGLENGYALMYGGDAENVAKVQPIFDALKPEGEFGSVHAGKVGAGHFAKMVHNGIEYAMMQAYAEGWELLEKVDSVTDVREVFRSWQEGTVIRSWLLDLAVNALDDDEHLEKLRGFAADSGEGRWTVEAAIDNAVPLPAITASLFARFASRQDDSPQMKMIAALRNQFGGHAVENKK from the coding sequence ATGGAGCTCGGTCTCGTCGGCCTCGGCAAGATGGGCGGCAACATGCGCGAGCGCATCCGCCGCGCAGGCCACACCGTCATCGGTTACGACCGCAACCCGGACGTCTCCGATGTCCAGAGCCTCGAAGAGCTCGTGGGCAAGCTGAAGGGCCCGCGGGTTGTCTGGGTGATGGTCCCGGCGGGTGCCGCGACCCAGTCCACCGTCGACGAGCTGGCAGCCCTGCTGTCCCCCGGCGACATCGTCGTGGACGGTGGCAACTCCCGCTGGACGGACGACGAGAAGCACGCGGTCGAGCTCGGTATCAAGGGCATCGGCTTCGTCGACTGCGGAGTCTCCGGCGGCGTCTGGGGCCTGGAGAACGGCTACGCGCTGATGTACGGCGGCGACGCCGAGAACGTCGCGAAGGTCCAGCCGATCTTCGACGCTCTCAAGCCCGAGGGCGAGTTCGGCTCGGTGCACGCCGGCAAGGTCGGCGCCGGCCACTTCGCGAAGATGGTTCACAACGGCATCGAGTACGCCATGATGCAGGCGTACGCCGAGGGCTGGGAGCTCCTGGAGAAGGTCGACTCCGTCACCGACGTGCGCGAGGTCTTCCGCTCCTGGCAGGAGGGCACGGTCATCCGTTCCTGGCTGCTCGACCTGGCGGTCAACGCGCTGGACGACGACGAGCACCTCGAGAAGCTCCGCGGTTTCGCCGCCGACTCCGGCGAGGGCCGCTGGACGGTGGAGGCCGCCATCGACAACGCGGTGCCGCTGCCCGCGATCACCGCGTCGCTCTTCGCGCGGTTCGCCTCGCGCCAGGACGACTCCCCGCAGATGAAGATGATCGCCGCGCTGCGCAACCAGTTCGGCGGCCACGCGGTCGAGAACAAGAAGTAG
- the gyrA gene encoding DNA gyrase subunit A, with translation MADENTTVTPEEEPVVPGIGMRVEPVGLETEMQRSYLDYAMSVIVSRALPDVRDGLKPVHRRVLYAMYDGGYRPEKGFYKCARVVGDVMGTYHPHGDSSIYDALVRLAQHWSMRMPLVDSNGNFGSPGNDPAAAMRYTECKMMPLSMEMVRDIDEETVDFKDNYDGRNQEPVVLPARFPNLLINGSAGIAVGMATNIPPHNLREVAAGAQWYLEHPDASHEELLDALLERIKGPDFPTGALVVGRKGIEEAYRTGRGSITMRAVVAVEEIQGRQCLVVTELPYQTNPDNLAQKIADLVKDGKVGGIADVRDETSSRTGQRLVVVLKRDAVAKVVLNNLYKHTDLQTNFGANMLALVDGVPRTLSIDAFIRHWVTHQIEVIVRRTKFRLRKAEERAHILRGLLKALDAIDEVIALIRRSNTVEIAREGLMGLLEIDEIQANAILEMQLRRLAALEHQKITAEHDELQAKINEYNAILASPERQRQIVSEELAAIVEKFGDDRRSKLVPFDGDMSIEDLIAEEDIVVTISRGGYVKRTKTDDYRSQKRGGKGVRGTKLKEDDIVDHFFVSTTHHWLLFFTNKGRVYRAKAYELPDAGRDARGQHVANLLAFQPDEQIAEILAIRDYDAAPYLILATKGGLVKKTALKDYDSPRSGGVIAINLRETEDGSDDELIGAELVSAEDDLLLISRKAQSIRFTATDDALRPMGRATSGVKGMSFREGDELLSMNVVRPGTFVFTATDGGYAKRTPVDEYRVQGRGGLGIKAAKIVEDRGSLVGALVVEETDEILAITLGGGVIRTRVNEVRETGRDTMGVQLINLGKRDAVVGIARNAEAGREAEEVDGTDEAEGETVEAQAESVVEGTAGGTEPSAGEHEE, from the coding sequence ATGGCCGACGAGAACACCACTGTGACACCTGAAGAGGAACCCGTTGTCCCGGGCATCGGTATGCGTGTCGAGCCCGTGGGGCTCGAGACGGAGATGCAGCGTTCCTACCTCGACTACGCGATGTCCGTCATCGTGTCGCGTGCCCTGCCGGACGTGCGGGACGGACTGAAGCCCGTCCACCGCCGTGTGCTGTACGCGATGTACGACGGTGGCTACCGGCCCGAGAAGGGCTTCTACAAGTGCGCCCGCGTCGTCGGCGACGTCATGGGTACGTACCACCCGCACGGCGACTCCTCGATCTACGACGCGCTCGTGCGACTGGCGCAGCACTGGTCGATGCGCATGCCGCTGGTGGACTCCAACGGCAACTTCGGTTCTCCGGGCAACGACCCGGCCGCGGCGATGCGGTACACCGAGTGCAAGATGATGCCGCTGTCCATGGAGATGGTCCGTGACATCGACGAGGAGACCGTCGACTTCAAGGACAACTACGACGGCCGCAACCAGGAGCCGGTCGTCCTCCCGGCGCGCTTCCCGAACCTGCTGATCAACGGCTCGGCCGGCATTGCGGTGGGTATGGCCACCAACATCCCGCCGCACAACCTGCGCGAGGTCGCGGCCGGCGCGCAGTGGTACCTGGAGCACCCGGACGCTTCGCACGAGGAGCTGCTGGACGCGCTGCTCGAGCGGATCAAGGGCCCCGACTTCCCGACGGGCGCGCTCGTCGTGGGCCGCAAGGGCATCGAGGAGGCGTACCGCACCGGCCGTGGCTCCATCACGATGCGCGCGGTCGTGGCGGTCGAGGAGATCCAGGGCCGCCAGTGCCTGGTCGTCACGGAGCTTCCGTACCAGACCAACCCCGACAACCTCGCGCAGAAGATCGCCGACCTGGTGAAGGACGGCAAGGTCGGCGGGATCGCGGACGTCCGTGACGAGACGTCCTCGCGCACCGGTCAGCGCCTGGTCGTCGTGCTCAAGCGTGACGCGGTCGCCAAGGTCGTCCTCAACAACCTGTACAAGCACACCGACCTGCAGACGAACTTCGGCGCGAACATGCTGGCGCTCGTCGACGGTGTGCCGCGCACGCTGTCGATCGACGCGTTCATCCGTCACTGGGTGACGCACCAGATCGAGGTCATCGTCCGGCGTACGAAGTTCCGCCTGCGCAAGGCCGAGGAGCGGGCGCACATCCTGCGCGGCCTGCTCAAGGCGCTGGACGCGATCGACGAGGTCATCGCACTCATCCGGCGCAGCAACACGGTGGAGATCGCGCGCGAGGGCCTGATGGGCCTCCTGGAGATCGACGAGATCCAGGCGAACGCGATCCTGGAGATGCAGCTGCGCCGGCTGGCCGCGCTGGAGCACCAGAAGATCACCGCCGAGCACGACGAGCTCCAGGCGAAGATCAACGAGTACAACGCGATCCTGGCGTCGCCCGAGCGGCAGCGGCAGATCGTCAGCGAGGAGCTGGCGGCGATCGTCGAGAAGTTCGGCGACGACCGGCGTTCCAAGCTGGTGCCCTTCGACGGTGACATGTCCATCGAGGACCTGATCGCCGAGGAGGACATCGTCGTCACGATTTCCCGCGGCGGCTATGTGAAGCGCACCAAGACGGACGACTACCGCTCGCAGAAGCGCGGCGGCAAGGGCGTGCGCGGTACGAAGCTGAAGGAAGACGACATCGTCGACCACTTCTTCGTGTCGACGACGCACCACTGGCTGCTGTTCTTCACGAACAAGGGCCGGGTGTACCGGGCGAAGGCGTACGAGCTTCCGGACGCCGGCCGGGACGCGCGTGGTCAGCACGTCGCCAACCTGCTGGCCTTCCAGCCGGACGAGCAGATCGCCGAGATCCTGGCGATCCGCGACTACGACGCCGCGCCTTATCTGATCCTGGCGACGAAGGGCGGTCTGGTGAAGAAGACCGCGCTCAAGGACTACGACTCTCCCCGTTCCGGCGGTGTCATCGCGATCAACCTCCGGGAGACGGAGGACGGCAGCGACGACGAGCTGATCGGTGCGGAGCTGGTCTCGGCCGAGGACGACCTGCTGCTCATCAGCAGGAAGGCCCAGTCGATCAGGTTCACTGCGACGGACGATGCGCTGCGTCCGATGGGCCGTGCCACATCGGGTGTGAAGGGCATGAGTTTCCGAGAGGGCGACGAACTGCTCTCGATGAATGTTGTCCGGCCGGGTACGTTCGTGTTCACTGCCACCGACGGTGGGTACGCGAAGCGGACCCCCGTCGACGAGTACCGCGTCCAGGGTCGCGGCGGCCTGGGTATCAAGGCCGCCAAGATCGTGGAGGACAGGGGCTCGCTCGTCGGTGCGCTGGTGGTGGAGGAGACGGACGAGATCCTCGCCATCACGCTCGGCGGTGGTGTGATTCGCACGCGAGTCAATGAAGTCAGGGAGACGGGCCGTGACACCATGGGCGTCCAACTGATCAATCTGGGTAAGCGCGACGCCGTCGTCGGCATCGCGCGCAACGCCGAGGCCGGTCGAGAGGCTGAAGAGGTCGATGGGACCGATGAGGCCGAAGGCGAGACGGTCGAGGCTCAGGCCGAGAGCGTGGTCGAGGGCACTGCCGGGGGCACGGAGCCCTCGGCCGGGGAGCACGAGGAGTAA
- the gyrB gene encoding DNA topoisomerase (ATP-hydrolyzing) subunit B: MLCQKGRFVADSGNPNENNPSTTGENGEVTSSYDASAITVLEGLDAVRKRPGMYIGSTGERGLHHLVQEVVDNSVDEAMAGHADTIDVTILADGGVRVVDNGRGIPVGIVPSEGKPAVEVVLTVLHAGGKFGGGGYAVSGGLHGVGVSVVNALSTRVAVEVKTDGYRWTQDYKLGVPTAPLAKHEATDETGTSVTFWADGDIFETTEYSFETLSRRFQEMAFLNKGLTLKLTDERESAKATAGADSVEAAEPAEEETARSVTYHYENGIVDFVKYLNSRKGDVIHQSVIDIEAEDKDRLLSAEIAMQWNTQYTEGVYSFANAIHTHEGGTHEEGFRAALTSLVNRYARDKKLLREKDDNLTGEDVREGLTAIISVKLGEPQFEGQTKTKLGNTEAKTFVQKVVHEQLTDWFDRNPNEAADIIRKGIAASTARVAARKARDLTRRKGLLESASLPGKLSDCQSNDPTKCEIFIVEGDSAGGSAKSGRNPMYQAILPIRGKILNVEKARIDKILQNTEVQALISAFGTGVHEDFDIEKLRYHKIILMADADVDGQHINTLLLTFLFRFMRPLVEAGHVYLSRPPLYKIKWGRDDFEYAYSDRERDALVELGKQNGKRIKEDSIQRFKGLGEMNAEELRITTMDVDHRVLGQVTLDDAAQADDLFSVLMGEDVEARRSFIQRNAKDVRFLDI; this comes from the coding sequence GTGCTGTGCCAGAAAGGGCGCTTCGTGGCCGATTCCGGCAACCCCAACGAGAACAACCCGTCCACGACCGGTGAGAACGGCGAGGTCACGTCTTCGTACGACGCCAGTGCGATCACCGTGCTCGAGGGCCTGGACGCGGTCCGCAAGCGACCTGGCATGTACATCGGTTCCACCGGTGAGCGCGGTCTCCACCACCTCGTGCAAGAGGTTGTCGACAACTCGGTCGACGAGGCGATGGCCGGGCACGCGGACACCATCGACGTCACGATCCTCGCCGACGGCGGGGTGCGCGTGGTCGACAACGGCCGCGGTATCCCGGTCGGCATCGTGCCGTCCGAAGGAAAGCCGGCCGTCGAGGTCGTGCTGACCGTCCTGCACGCGGGCGGCAAGTTCGGCGGCGGCGGTTACGCCGTCTCCGGCGGTCTGCACGGCGTCGGCGTCTCCGTCGTCAACGCCCTGTCCACCCGGGTCGCCGTCGAGGTCAAGACGGACGGCTACCGCTGGACCCAGGACTACAAGCTCGGTGTCCCGACCGCCCCGCTGGCCAAGCACGAGGCCACCGATGAGACCGGTACGTCGGTCACGTTCTGGGCCGACGGAGACATCTTCGAGACCACCGAGTACAGCTTCGAGACCCTCTCGCGCCGCTTCCAGGAGATGGCGTTCCTCAACAAGGGCCTCACGCTCAAGCTCACCGACGAGCGCGAGTCGGCGAAGGCGACGGCGGGCGCGGACAGCGTCGAGGCGGCCGAGCCCGCCGAGGAGGAGACCGCCCGCTCGGTCACGTACCACTACGAAAACGGCATCGTCGATTTCGTGAAGTACCTCAACTCCCGCAAGGGCGACGTCATTCACCAGTCGGTGATCGACATCGAGGCCGAGGACAAGGACCGTCTCCTCTCGGCCGAGATCGCCATGCAGTGGAACACGCAGTACACCGAGGGCGTCTACTCCTTCGCCAACGCGATCCACACGCATGAGGGCGGTACGCACGAGGAGGGCTTCCGTGCGGCGCTGACCTCGCTGGTCAACCGCTATGCGCGCGACAAGAAGCTGCTCCGCGAGAAGGACGACAACCTCACCGGCGAGGACGTCCGCGAGGGCCTCACCGCGATCATCTCGGTGAAGCTCGGCGAGCCGCAGTTCGAGGGCCAGACGAAGACCAAGCTGGGCAACACGGAGGCCAAGACCTTCGTGCAGAAGGTCGTCCACGAGCAGCTGACGGACTGGTTCGACCGGAACCCCAACGAGGCCGCGGACATCATCCGTAAGGGCATCGCCGCGTCGACCGCCCGGGTGGCGGCCCGCAAGGCCCGTGACCTGACCCGCCGCAAGGGGCTCCTGGAGAGTGCCTCGCTGCCGGGCAAGCTGAGCGACTGCCAGTCCAACGACCCGACGAAGTGCGAGATCTTCATCGTCGAGGGTGACTCCGCCGGTGGTTCGGCGAAGTCCGGCCGTAACCCGATGTACCAGGCCATCCTGCCGATCCGAGGCAAGATCCTGAACGTCGAGAAGGCCCGGATCGACAAGATCCTGCAGAACACCGAGGTCCAGGCCCTCATCTCGGCCTTCGGTACCGGGGTCCACGAGGACTTCGACATCGAGAAGCTCCGCTATCACAAGATCATCCTGATGGCGGACGCCGACGTCGACGGCCAGCACATCAACACCCTGCTGCTGACCTTCCTGTTCCGCTTCATGCGGCCCCTGGTCGAGGCCGGGCACGTGTACCTCTCGCGCCCGCCGCTCTACAAGATCAAGTGGGGCCGGGACGACTTCGAGTACGCGTACTCGGACCGCGAGCGCGACGCGCTCGTCGAGCTCGGCAAGCAGAACGGCAAGCGGATCAAGGAAGACTCGATCCAGCGCTTCAAGGGTCTCGGCGAGATGAACGCCGAGGAGCTGCGCATCACGACCATGGACGTCGACCACCGGGTTCTCGGTCAGGTCACGCTGGACGACGCGGCGCAGGCCGACGACCTGTTCTCGGTGCTCATGGGTGAGGACGTCGAGGCACGGCGCTCGTTCATCCAGCGCAATGCCAAGGACGTCCGCTTCCTCGACATCTGA
- the recF gene encoding DNA replication/repair protein RecF (All proteins in this family for which functions are known are DNA-binding proteins that assist the filamentation of RecA onto DNA for the initiation of recombination or recombinational repair.), whose product MHVTHLSLADFRSYARVEVPLDPGVTAFVGANGQGKTNLVEAIGYLSTLGSHRVSSDAPLVRMGAERAVVRAAVTQGERSQLIELELNPGRANRARINRSSQVRPRDVLGIVRTVLFAPEDLALVKGDPGERRRFLDELVTARSPRMAGVRSDYERVLKQRNTLLKSAAMARRHGGRSMDLSTLDVWDQHLGRVGAELLAQRLDLIATLQPLADKAYADVAPGGGPVTLEYRSSIGAGVEPARSRPELYEQIIAALAEVRKQEIERGVTLVGPHRDDLLLGLRGMPAKGYASHGESWSYALALRLASYELLRSEGNEPVLILDDVFAELDARRRERLAELVAPGEQVLVTAAVDDDVPGVLAGTRYGVSAGGVERL is encoded by the coding sequence ATGCACGTCACGCATCTCTCGCTGGCCGACTTCCGCTCGTACGCCCGGGTCGAGGTTCCCCTCGACCCGGGCGTCACCGCGTTCGTGGGCGCCAACGGCCAGGGGAAGACCAATCTGGTCGAGGCCATCGGCTATCTCTCGACGCTCGGCAGCCATCGGGTGTCGTCCGATGCGCCGCTGGTGCGGATGGGTGCGGAACGGGCCGTGGTCCGGGCCGCCGTCACCCAGGGCGAGCGCTCGCAGCTGATCGAGCTCGAACTCAATCCGGGGCGGGCGAATCGCGCCAGGATCAACAGGTCGTCGCAGGTCAGGCCCCGTGACGTGCTGGGCATCGTACGGACCGTGCTGTTCGCCCCGGAGGATCTGGCCCTGGTGAAGGGCGATCCCGGGGAGCGCCGTCGCTTCCTCGACGAGCTGGTCACGGCGCGCTCACCGCGGATGGCCGGGGTCCGTTCCGACTACGAGCGGGTCCTGAAGCAGCGCAACACCCTGCTGAAGTCCGCGGCGATGGCGCGCAGGCACGGTGGCCGCTCGATGGACCTCTCGACGCTGGACGTCTGGGACCAGCATCTGGGCCGGGTGGGCGCCGAGCTGCTGGCGCAGCGGCTGGATCTGATCGCGACGCTGCAGCCCCTGGCGGACAAGGCGTACGCGGACGTGGCGCCGGGCGGCGGCCCGGTGACCCTGGAGTACCGGAGCTCGATCGGTGCCGGGGTGGAGCCCGCGCGGTCGCGCCCCGAGCTGTACGAGCAGATCATCGCCGCACTCGCGGAGGTCCGTAAGCAGGAGATCGAGCGGGGCGTGACGCTGGTCGGTCCGCACCGGGACGATCTGCTCCTCGGGCTGCGCGGAATGCCGGCGAAGGGGTACGCGAGCCATGGCGAGTCCTGGTCGTACGCCCTGGCGCTGCGCCTGGCCTCGTACGAGCTGCTGCGCTCCGAGGGCAACGAGCCGGTGCTGATCCTGGACGACGTGTTCGCGGAGCTGGACGCGCGGCGCCGGGAGCGGCTTGCGGAGCTGGTGGCTCCGGGCGAGCAGGTGCTGGTGACGGCCGCCGTCGACGACGATGTTCCGGGCGTGCTCGCGGGCACGCGGTACGGGGTGTCCGCGGGCGGGGTGGAGCGGCTGTGA
- a CDS encoding DUF721 domain-containing protein has translation MDSVGEPEAGDRVAKPPEVSGVDLARVALRAAKEQARARGAAAQQKKQAGRGGGLRSGARSDGRDPQALGSAINRLITERGWETPAAVGGVMGRWPQIVGDDLANHCVPLRYDEAPAERVLTVQCDSTAWATQLRLLAPQLVARLNTDLGQGTVRVIKVLGPTGPQRRFGPLRAPGSTGPGDTYG, from the coding sequence CTGGATTCCGTGGGTGAGCCGGAGGCCGGTGACCGGGTGGCGAAGCCTCCGGAGGTCTCGGGGGTCGATCTGGCGCGGGTGGCCCTGCGGGCGGCGAAGGAGCAGGCGCGCGCGCGTGGCGCCGCGGCGCAGCAGAAGAAGCAGGCCGGGCGCGGTGGCGGGCTTCGTTCTGGAGCGCGGTCCGACGGCCGCGATCCACAGGCGCTGGGTTCGGCGATCAACCGGCTGATCACCGAGCGCGGGTGGGAGACGCCCGCCGCGGTGGGCGGTGTGATGGGGCGATGGCCGCAGATCGTGGGCGACGACCTGGCGAATCACTGCGTGCCCTTGCGGTACGACGAGGCTCCGGCCGAGCGGGTGCTGACCGTGCAGTGCGATTCGACGGCGTGGGCGACGCAGTTGCGACTGCTTGCTCCGCAGTTGGTGGCCCGGCTGAACACGGACCTCGGCCAGGGCACGGTCAGGGTGATCAAGGTGCTGGGGCCGACGGGTCCGCAGCGCCGGTTCGGCCCCCTGCGGGCACCTGGGAGTACGGGCCCTGGGGATACGTACGGCTGA
- a CDS encoding DUF6344 domain-containing protein codes for MSTFRVKSIWTAFITAFFAILATLGLATSQATAAEPTVTPQEHTSATAATPAAPAVRWTLPRDRAVPPTMKQRIRAEAHGSSPATRHLSADTTDATITTDGARTTHGAPAGDSSLLPP; via the coding sequence ATGAGCACCTTCAGGGTCAAGAGCATCTGGACCGCCTTCATCACCGCCTTCTTCGCGATCCTCGCAACACTGGGGCTCGCCACCAGCCAGGCCACGGCCGCGGAGCCGACGGTCACGCCCCAGGAGCACACGAGTGCCACCGCGGCAACTCCGGCAGCCCCGGCCGTGCGATGGACCCTTCCGCGTGACAGGGCGGTCCCACCCACGATGAAGCAGCGCATCCGCGCCGAGGCCCACGGCTCCTCGCCGGCCACCCGGCATCTGTCCGCGGACACGACGGACGCCACGATCACCACTGACGGCGCTCGCACCACCCACGGCGCCCCGGCGGGCGACTCCTCGCTCCTCCCGCCCTGA
- a CDS encoding vWA domain-containing protein, whose amino-acid sequence MTAHKHRRAATAGAWIGGALLALVAGALPAAAAPAAEGAGGSSLVMVLDSSGSMGDDDGAGRTRMESARAAVGTVVDALPDGHPTGLRVYGADRPRGCTDTRLVRPVVKLDRAALKSAVAGVRPRGDTPIGLSLQKAAEDLPSPSGGAIGTRTVLLISDGEDNCGTPKPCEVAEQLGKDGTGLRIDTVGFQVEGAAREQLECIARAGNGRYYDAPDAAALARQLQRAAQLSADGYRLKGDRVTGAATRAAAPTIRPGQYVDTIGPGEKRYYAVGLDAVSTADFAVTAVPQPGAAVDTFDALSTGLVYGTGSSCATSTEHFSQREGATPLTSAVSRIRSADGNAGCDAAGTYWLVVERKSKKGSDAARWPVELLYGVEAPLAGDVTPARSQPEYGEGGKSAVLPTGDPRDVRGGTGFNDAEAVGQGVWRDRILPAQTLWYKVPAGWGQQVRYDVEFANEPTVEGVSSTYSYGGSQLFTPARFPVGGGGEFSPTALYNGRPAAVGMGSVPVAWTNRYEYRSAVQPVHDKGDFYIAVTLGAKAAEIAENPQIGFVLRVAVLGDELAGPQHEAPVLAGENTAGQDGKTDNRGDSAVAGDSGGAGGAGWTGIAAAAGAGAVVAVIAGLAFVRGRRRAATQTTRGSA is encoded by the coding sequence GTGACGGCACATAAGCACCGCCGCGCTGCAACGGCGGGGGCATGGATCGGCGGGGCGCTCCTCGCCCTGGTGGCAGGTGCGCTGCCGGCCGCGGCGGCGCCGGCCGCCGAAGGGGCCGGTGGAAGCAGCCTCGTCATGGTGCTCGACTCGTCCGGCTCCATGGGCGACGACGACGGCGCGGGCCGGACCAGGATGGAATCCGCACGCGCGGCCGTCGGCACGGTGGTCGACGCCCTGCCCGACGGGCATCCCACCGGACTGCGGGTCTACGGAGCCGACCGGCCCCGGGGCTGTACGGACACCCGGCTCGTACGGCCGGTCGTGAAGCTCGACAGGGCGGCCCTCAAAAGCGCCGTGGCGGGTGTGCGGCCCCGTGGTGACACACCCATCGGGCTGTCCCTGCAGAAGGCCGCGGAGGATCTGCCGTCGCCGTCCGGCGGTGCCATCGGCACGCGTACCGTCCTGCTGATCTCCGACGGAGAGGACAACTGCGGTACGCCGAAGCCCTGTGAGGTCGCCGAGCAGCTCGGCAAGGACGGGACCGGGCTGCGGATCGACACCGTGGGCTTCCAGGTCGAGGGCGCGGCCCGTGAGCAGTTGGAGTGCATCGCCCGGGCGGGCAACGGGCGCTACTACGACGCTCCGGATGCCGCGGCGCTCGCCAGGCAGCTTCAGCGGGCGGCGCAACTCTCCGCCGACGGATACCGGTTGAAGGGTGACCGGGTCACGGGCGCCGCCACTCGGGCCGCGGCTCCGACGATCCGCCCGGGGCAGTACGTGGACACGATCGGACCGGGCGAGAAGCGGTACTACGCCGTCGGCCTCGATGCCGTGTCCACGGCGGACTTCGCGGTGACGGCCGTACCGCAGCCGGGTGCGGCGGTCGACACCTTCGACGCCCTGAGCACCGGCCTCGTGTACGGCACCGGCAGCAGCTGCGCGACCAGTACCGAGCACTTCTCCCAGCGTGAGGGGGCGACCCCGCTGACCTCGGCCGTCTCCCGTATCCGTTCGGCGGACGGCAACGCCGGCTGCGACGCGGCGGGCACGTACTGGCTGGTGGTGGAACGGAAGAGCAAGAAGGGCTCGGACGCGGCGCGTTGGCCGGTCGAGCTGCTGTACGGGGTGGAGGCGCCGCTCGCCGGTGATGTCACCCCGGCCCGGTCGCAGCCGGAGTACGGCGAGGGCGGCAAGAGCGCCGTACTGCCGACCGGGGACCCGCGTGACGTGCGGGGCGGCACCGGTTTCAACGACGCCGAAGCAGTGGGGCAGGGGGTGTGGCGCGACCGGATCCTGCCCGCACAGACCCTCTGGTACAAGGTCCCGGCCGGCTGGGGCCAGCAGGTGCGTTACGACGTGGAGTTCGCCAACGAGCCGACGGTGGAAGGTGTTTCCTCCACCTATTCGTACGGCGGATCGCAGCTGTTCACCCCGGCCCGCTTCCCCGTGGGCGGGGGCGGCGAGTTCTCTCCGACGGCGCTGTACAACGGCCGGCCCGCGGCGGTCGGGATGGGATCGGTTCCGGTCGCCTGGACCAACCGCTACGAGTACCGCTCGGCCGTCCAGCCGGTCCACGACAAGGGCGACTTCTACATCGCGGTGACGCTGGGGGCGAAGGCCGCGGAGATCGCCGAGAACCCGCAGATCGGCTTCGTGCTGAGGGTGGCGGTCCTCGGGGACGAGCTGGCCGGCCCCCAGCACGAAGCTCCTGTCCTGGCAGGGGAGAACACCGCTGGGCAGGACGGGAAGACGGACAATCGGGGCGATTCCGCTGTGGCCGGAGACAGCGGCGGTGCGGGCGGGGCAGGATGGACCGGCATCGCGGCCGCTGCCGGAGCGGGCGCCGTGGTGGCTGTGATCGCGGGGCTCGCGTTCGTACGCGGTCGGCGCAGGGCGGCCACGCAGACGACGAGGGGAAGCGCGTGA